DNA from Garra rufa chromosome 5, GarRuf1.0, whole genome shotgun sequence:
caAATTTGAATCGGTCATTACTCCAGTGCctaatgatccttcagaaatcattctaatagtttttattcttttcaaatctattctattctattctattctattctattctattctattctattctattctattctattctattctcacAGGCATTGGAAtgttgtaaattaaaaacattgcgtgaatataaacacaaacatataaagtatttttctttgtaaagaagtctcctttgcttatcaaggctgcatttatttgatcaaaaatacagaaaaacagtacaattctgaaatattattacaattttaaataattgttttctatttgaacataattcaaaatataatatatttctgtgaacaaaactgaattttatcagctattactccagtcgtcagtgttgtgtttaatatataataaaatattttagatttttacaaatattttaaagattttttttttataaaaaaactaATTCATTAATCAAAATGAATCCAAAACGTAATTCCCTAttctaaaaatacaaatttaaataaatatgaagaTAAgcctatatttaaatttattttttcaatCATATTTTACCTGCTAGAACTTCAGcattgcatttattcatttatatatttatgtattttgtttttgttattttatttaaccttcaacaacattgcatttatttatttagttagtaatTGTGCAAAATTTTTACCTGCTAGAACAACATTGCATttctatatttattgttattttattttacctgcAAGAACTTCAACAACATAGcatttatttatctatatatttatttattgttattttttacttgCTAGAACTTCAACAACATTGCATttctatatttattgttattttattttaccttcaAGAACTTCAACAACATAGCATTTATTTATctacatatttatgtatttatttattgttattttatttaacctGCTAGGTCTTCAAcaacattgcatttatttatttattgtgatttTATCTGCTAGAATTTCAACAACATTGCATTAGTAATTGTTCTTTAATTTTGTTGACACAAATTGTAAATATAGGCCGACTATTTGGGATATTTACATGATTTATCCGATTTCAAGACAAATAGCTACTGCATTTTACATATTGTCAACTTGTCTGACTGTGGTAACAGTTCAATATAAGGAGATAGTAAATGAACTAGTTGTTCAAATTCATTCTTCCAGTGACGTGAGTGCTGTTTGTCAATAGTTAGgctataataaaaatgtactaaattttGTACATCTGATAATGCTGACCAgtacttctaaaaaaaaaaaaaaaacacagaagcaGCGGGAGATGCTTCATCTAAAATAATTCCCTTACACTTAAagtgttaatattttatttttgaagccTTTGTCTCAGAACCCCAATAATTAGTGATGTAATATACGAATGCAGAATAAAATGGAAGACGTAGCCTATCCTGTTTATAAGCACAAACGTTTTTGACTCAAACATGTCTAAATTTTTTTCTTATACACGCGGAGTTTTTATGTATTATAGGCTTCTGCAGCAGGTTCGCTGATGATGCTCGAAATGCTGTCTTCCTAGACAGCTCACTCATCTCTGAGACGCAGCCTTTGTCTTGTATTGTGAATAATTTTTTCTTTCGGGTGGGTGAGCAATATGCGCCATGCGGAACAATTCCACGTGAACACGATGTTCCAGTCGAGGCCATTTCGCGGTCGGATCGCTGTTTGTTTTGATGGCAACAGCGGGGTTCCACTAGACTTGCGTGtgaataaaacatttgaaaacatGAATGAAAACGCAACGTGATTAAATGGGGACGGAAGACGACGAGCTTTCGGCTTTCCGAGAGCAATGGAAACAGGagttaaaaacaaataccactaCATCATGTAAACACAAAGAAAGATATTTTGGGCATCCCAGTAAAGACAGCTCATCTCTTCACCAAAGCACTAGCTTTTGGGAGAAACAAAGCAATGCATCACAGCAAACTCAGCCCACACCAAAGGATCAGCCGCAGTATGTGTCGATCGCAGAGGGTTTGTTGGACGGGAGAAGCAGCCCACTGCTGGACAGAATCGAACAGGAGCGAACGCGCAAGAAGCGCGCTCCCGATAGCAAAGCGCTCAACACAGACGCGCCCCCGAAAAAAGTCAACAAGGGCCAGAAACTGCTTGAACAGTTCCTTCAGGACCTGGTAACGCTTCGCTTCTGTTATGCAGCTTTTTATGATATTGACTGTTTGTGTTTGTCTTAATACTGAATCTGGATGTGATGTGTTTAGAATGAGGTGAATGACATCCCATTCTTTGATGTGGAGTTGCCCTATGAACTGGCGCTCAAGATTTTCCACTTCCTGGGCAGAACGGATCTAGGACGATGTGCTCAGGTAAATATGAATGAAAtgcctattctattctattctattctattctattctattctattctattctactctaAAGGGTTTCCAATGGCTTTGAAAAATAGGCATTGAAATTGTGATTTTTCCATGTATGTAGGAATTATAAAAAATAGTTATCAGGACACCAGTATTTGCACCagttaaaaaatggttttaagtcagttatttctattttttctgtagtgtgtctcagtaggaaatatcagtttacattttcaaaaattcattttgccattaattgtaataatccagtcagatttttgtttgcacaatgagtctgacaacagccagagcTCCACACACAGATCTGATCTcaccatcatccagtctgtctggaatgacatgaagaaacacaacaaactgacagactaaatccagaagaactgtggcaacgtctccaagaagcttcaagaaacctacctgcaaagctacctgaaaaactatgtgcaagtgctcTTAGGGCAAAAGTTGCTTTAAACAAAGGATGGTTACATCAAAtgctgatttaatttagttaatagaagttaattgataaagaaaatctatttatgacattattttacaGCATtgttacacaagtgcctaaaacttttaacagtactgtagctttgcaggtaggatccttgaagcatcttggagatgttgccatagttattctggatttagtctgtctcagtttgttctgtttttttttttttcatgtcatttcagacagactggatgatgatgagatcagatctctgtgtggagcactggctgttgtcaagtCAAAGTCAAcattattgtcaattctgccacatgtacaggacatacagagaattgaaattgcgttactctcagacccatggtgcatacaagtaacatttaatgcaaaaagtaacattaaatacaaaggtagaattagaaaaaatacgaataaatacaaataaacatataatatataaaaatgaaaaatacaagtaatggcacatggtagagagtgcaaaccatgtaaacaatatagtgcaacagagcttataagtgtgtaaaagtgtcagagcagtcttgtaactgtcttatgagtagtgtgaggtagttggcagaccaatgctgcacaaagtgactggtgcaggtcagtgtgtgtgtgtgtgtgtgtgtgtgtgtgtgtgtgtgtgtgtcagagttcagaaagtCCAAGGGGCAGAAGAGGTCAGAACCCTTGTACAAACAAAAATCTCTCTAGATTATTGcaattaatgacaaaataaatgtttggaaagtacattttgaatattctttttgTTTAGGTGTCTAAATTGTGGAAGGTGCTGGCTGAGGATGAGGTCTTGTGGCACAGATTGTGCCTGGAGGAAGGTTATTACAATGGGGCAAGTATCTCTGACTCCCCCTGCTGGAAGAGCACACTCAGAGACTGCCGAAATACAGAAAACACCGTGAAGTCAAACTGGAAGGTAAGCACCATGCTTTCACAATCTCagaaaaacgtcattacttcgaTTCTAGATCATTCTAAAACAAGAAATGTGGACTTTTAAAATAGGACTAATATTAattgttaattttaacaaatgtataatttttattatgaatTCTAACATAAAATAtgcagttaaaaataaaaatatataaagtgcAAAAATCTGGGATGCAAAAGTAAATAATTTTGCCTTTAACAGAATATTTCTACACCTTTTTAATGAACAGAATCGTGTTGGGTCCATTCGCCACCTGCAGTATGAGTTGGGAAAGGTGTTGTGTGACGTCAGTTCCTGCGCTGGTCTAGTAATCGCTGGGTATGTGTTACTAAAGCACAAATGCATGTTGTTGCTGTATGTTTTCATGTTATCCAAACACTACAGATCACATAAttcttgtgtgtgtttgtttttatatagCTACACCTCTGGTGATGTGCGCCTGTGGGACACGCTTCACTGGGACAAGTCTTACCTACATCCCACACACTCAGTCAGAGATGAAACCCCTGCACCTTACGTTAGTCACGTACGCGTCAATAAGACCATAGCTACAGCCGCTTATGAGAATGGTAAGAGATTTGTGGacagaacacattttttattttttgcatactGTTAAAGTACTGTTTTTTTATACTGTTAACtgtgttagttaatgttagttaaattaaaaattaaaatccaaagttgtATCTGTTAAAATTAAGAAAAGACACCTGGTAAAAGAAAATGAGTATCAACAGTTGATCGATTATTTTaagaattgcaaacatttttttatatataattaaatatgcacttatgcagaactatatatatataattaaatgtgCACTTGtgcagaattatatatatatatatatatatatatatatatatatacattaaaaaaattgctTCATTTTGTCATTACTCATAAAAATCTGAAAATACTGCCAACAACCAGAAAAAAAATTCCCGTgattttaagaaaaatgttaaattacatgaacaaacccctctgtaaaaccATTCAGAATATACActgtcagtcaaaagtttttgaacagtaggatttttattgttttttttaaagtctcttctgctcaccaagcctgtatttatttgatccatagtacagcaaaaacagtaaaatctttaattatttttaattgttttaattatttaattaaattaaattatttatttaaaatgactattttctatttgaatatactttaaaatgttgtttattcctgtgatgtcaaagcttattttttttaccatcattacacaatccttcagaagtcaatcaaatatcctgatttgctgctccaaaaacattaattattatcattatcattatcattatcattatcattattattattattgttatgtttaaaacagctaagtagagttttttttaggtttctttgatgaatagaaagttcagaagaacagcatttatctgacaaatccttttgtaacattataaatgtctttatcatcactttcattaatttaaagaatccttgctaaataaaagctgTTGAATGctatagtgcataatgttacaacagctttttatttgagataaatgctgatctttggatctttttattcttcaaagaatcctgaaaaaaatgtgctcaagtgttttaattattgataataataattaaaaaaaaaagtgtttcttgagcagcaaatcagcatattagaatgatttctgaaggatcatgtgaaactgaagactggagtaatgaagctgaaaatgtagctttgatcacaggaataaattataatttaaaatatattcaaataaaaaggttatatttcaaaaatttatgattttttgctgtactttggatcaactaaatgcaggctttgtgagcagaagagactctataaaacattaaaaatcttacagttcaaaaacttttgaccggtagtgttgtaaaaaaaaaaaaaaaaaaaaaaagggtctcACAGAGAGGATTTTTTTAAACTCACATcagaaaaaatacatttcactatgattttaagaaaaagaaaaaaacaggcgAATGACATATGAACAAACTCCTCTGTAAAAACTTGCAGAATATAAACAGGACTAAAACTGATGTGACTTCTAAAGTGAGATTTCTGGTTCTGTGCAAGAGAAActctttaaatacattttatttctgaTAATACATTGTCATGTATTTGTAGGCTGTGTAGATGTGTGGAGCACTGAAACCGGTCTTGAGCCTATTCATCAGTATCAGCACCTCCAGAGGGTTCATGCTCTGGATCTAAGTCCCGACAGTCCGGCTGTGGCCTCTGCATCAGGACCAGATGTGCGGGTGGACGCCCCAGATGAACAGGGCTATTGGAGATCACGACGTCTCCTTCAGTTACCAAAGCCTGTAAGTTTAATCTGAGACGAGCAGAGCAGATGCCAACCATAGTAACAGCTGACATCATGCGTGTGGGCGATTTTGGCAGCAGAAAGGCATTCCATAGATTTGAGTTGTTTGTTGCATCCACAACTCAAGCAGAACAATGCATAAACACAAAACAGTCGTTTATTGATCAGAGAAACATGTTTTGCAGGTAGATGGGGTATTGGTGGTGCCAGGGAAGCGGGACTTCCCTTTGGTCACAGCGTGGGCAGGTGAAAGCGTTTATCTGCTGGATTCCAGATGGAAGGAAGAACAGGAACCAAGTGTTCTTCACTTTGTATACGGCCATCCAGTGACCTGTGTGGATGTGTCACCCAGCAGAGCCGCCCTGGGGATCAAGAGCTGTGGATGGGGCATGAACGACGGGGGAAACAAGGTATCTGACACAAACTCATGGTGCACTTTTGAGCAATGtcataaataatagtaatatagtAGGGATGTAATGACATTATCAATATCGTGATATTGCAGTAGCAAAACTGTCACTATattatcatggtcacatgacgatatgagacgataggtcttccaggcaaagagtgtaatttttaaaatatatttaaagttctgcaccaaaatgaaaattcttggccgaagccgaataaaattaaacactgtgtcaaaggccgattaccgaacatgcttttttgttgttttttttcctccatgtgttttgctaattttttttttttaccattgcataaattaaatggccaaaatgtgctttttacagttttgtcttgcttttcaaaaaaaaaaaaaatcaattacaaaacaatgatttaaaaatatttttaacattctagtagacattatagcctaccaacaaagcacaatttaacttaaaattagttagtaaaataatattatttgaccatttttaagacccctttcttgaatcaggcatgtgttttgtttaatgtacaaataaaatcagccttgctgagcaaacagaatgttataataaatattaatagagctgttttaatgattgttatcattatttttgtcttactttatattttattttacagaacaacagtaaataaAAAGAGGGTTCAGGTACAAGTCAGTTCACTGACTTTTTCTGACTCAAGTTTTATTAGTTAATTACATGGAATGGAGcttttaattttgaactctcaaagtggaTTAGAATAATTTACCTTTAACTTTAATGTACCAAATATTTCCACCCCCCCCCCAAttgttcatttgtctttttttttatatccTATTGTGGATTTATTATTGTGCAGTATTAtgatattgtgagattttgatattgttacatccctataaTATAgtacataatgataataatacagtTCTTTTaaggaaatgaatacttttattcagtatgtATGCATTAAAGTgattaaaaatgacagtaaagacttttataatgtcagaaaaaaatctgattcagataaattgtattcttttaacttctattcatcagagaatcctgaaaaaagcaggttttcacaaaaatattattaactGTTTATCATTGTTAAAaactgaacagcaaatcagcatattagaatgatttctgaaggatcatttgacactgaagactggagtaataatgatgctgaaaattcagctttggatcacaggaataaattacattttaaaatatattttagtgggaaaacagttattttaaatggtaatagtatttcacagtattactgtttttactgtatcaaatacatgcagctttggtgagcagaagagaaaacgttaaaaacgttaaaaaatattattattgttaataataataatagatttccTTTCAAAACAATAGATTTTCTTTTGGTTACTAATGCTATTAAAATATCTCACATCAAAACTGACCATATTTACTTGTTTCCAGTCTCATTGTGCTCAACTGTGCATCATACCTAAATGACTTTTTTATGTTGCCTGACATCACTAAGCACTCTTATTTTTCAATACCATTTGGGTATGCAATGCCCACTTTTCATAATCCAGTCaatatttcataaattaaatCAAGCCCCGCTATACATTTTTTCCTATTGAATATTCTATCATCAGTATAGGAAATCCTGCAGTGCCATATACAGATTAGAGAGACTACTTCTGATAAATGATTGGCTATTTATACAGGAGGAGGCAAATTGCATTTCTTTCTTCATTTCCCGTTTTCAGCTGCCTTTTGTTTGACATCATTTGCATATGCAATCTGATTGGTCAGAGTAGACATTAGGGTTTCAAGATTTGATTATTTTAAGAAATCTCTTACTGAAACCGCATTTAATTAGATcattttttgttacatttaaatgaaataCATTATTGAGGCTTACCTTTTCAAGCTTTCTTATGTAATGGTTGCATTTGAATGTTGCATTTTATCAAACAATAGTGGTGAAATATAAACTTAGTTGACTTGTTTTTAATGGTACTCGACCTTGAAGCAAATTTCAATCGAGTTTTGAACATTTTTCAGTTCCTATACTCCATCCATTGAGTTATATTCAACCTAGTCAGGCTGCTTAAACAGACAGATCACAATTCCACTTTGTACCACTGGTGGCGCAGAAATAACACATTTCATCTTTTAACTGTGCAAAAATTTATTGCATGATGTGTTGGCAGATGATGTTATCTAAAGTAAATGACAGTACATTATTACAGGGTCACTAGGGAGTAAGCTGAGGGTTTGAGAGCATGCTCAAAGGCACAGAGGTAATATTTTATGGATCATCCCTCATGAGTTTTGTCCCTGCAGTTTCTTGGCTTACCAGCTGAGGTCTTTAACCACTAAAGCCACACCACCACATGATGTCAACAAGTGTGGTCTGGTGATCTCATGTGGCCCATCCCTGATGTTTACTTAATTTGAGCCCACCGGTGAAGTTCAGTATGACCTTATTCCCAAAGTCACCATAAATAAAAAGTTGTTGTTATTTTAGGAATAGACCTTTTACTTAATTAACCCAACCTTTGGTCCCAACGCTCCTAAGAGTCCCTAGTTTGCTTCTTAGTCTGGCATGTGAAGCTCAGAGATTCATTTATATACCATggtgcagtgttattttagaatgtagtttttgttaatatattgaattaaatgtcatttttatattttctgtgtttaatatttttttttattaaaaatgtgtaattaaaatatgtctatatgtgaccctggactttgggtcttaagtagcaagggtatatttgtagcaatagccaaaaagatattgtatgggtcaaaatgatccatttctcttttatgccaaaaatcattaggatattaagtaaagattgtttTCCAAGATATTGTGTAAATTTCctgcagtaaatatatcaaaacttaatttttgattagtaatatgcattgctaagaacttcatttgaacaactttaaagacaattttctcagtatatagatttttttttgcagattccagattttcaaacggttgcatctcggccaaacattgtcctgtcctaacaaaccttacatcaaaagaaagcttatttattcagatgatggacaaatctaaattttaaaaaatttacccttatgactggttttgtggtccagagatACATATTGTAATTAAAACATGTCAACATAGTTTTTATTACCTGTTAGTTTTAGttattgtagtatttcaacttaatgaaaattttgagaaaaaataaatgtgaactgaagaaaaaaaaaatttaaatagtaaacattgcaattttatttcagcttcaaAGGCAACATAtctcattttttttagtttaactaaaagtaaataaataaaaaatataaaaaattatagtgttataaaaatgaaaaagctcAACAAAACTGCTAAAACTATAACTAAAATGAACATGAaagcataaaatataaaaataaaatccaatttataatattaacaaaaatataatagTGTCTCAATGTTAATAAAGTAACactggctaaaataaaataatactttaaataaacatttaaataatgattaaaattagtgctattaaatatatatttaatttattaaatatttaataacatttttccttcaatatatacatgcatgtgtgtgtatttatatatacataacaaatatacacattacacacacatatatattttgtacacaaaaacttttattttggatgagataaattaaatattcataaataaaagttaacaaagttaacattaaaaaaacataataaaaaataaaaattcatataCTTAATTACAGTTAATGATTATTTTACTTCaagtaattaaaatgtttttgctATGGTATTTAGTTTTGGTTAACATTAATAGCCTTGGTGCAAAGTTTCTCCAGAGTTTTAAGTTTCAGCCGCTGCAATCTTGTCCTCATACTCTCCTGATTAAAAGCTCAACTATCATGTGAAATAGACCTTAAAATAAACCTCTCCAAATCACAATAGCCTTCACGGCAAGTCCCCAGCGTATTTATGCAAGCGTTTAAATAGTCTGCGTTCGTGTCTGGGGGGAGATCAGCGCTCGAGGGGGAGGGATGGGTGTCCTCAAGGGAGGCTGGTAGTTTTTCAGTGAAGCGACAGGCGTAGATGTTGACAGTAATCAGATGAGTGCTTGATAGATGGATGCAGATGGTGTCCTGTTGTATCACACAATGCTTTGGCTCTCCTTCTCCACTGACATCACCCTCATTTAAACACTCTCATTAACCAAACGGGCACCAGAGCGGCTGTTTAGAGGCAGCCGAGAGTTTAAACGACAGGACAGTTTGTCAAAGTCAGCCTCTGCTGGACTCTCTTGTTTCACTACTTTATTGAATAGAAAGTGTTTCAATCTTGTTGCATTGGTttttgaaaaacacatttttgtggcACCTAACAAAAAAGTCTTACTTGACACATGCTTACAGTACAGGCAGTGAATTGCTTTTTCTGGAGGTCAGTGCCTTTTTTTAAAGGCATagtaaattctgttattaattactcaagactacaagacctttgttcatcttctgaacacaaattaagatattttgattatattcaagagatttctgaccctgcatagacagcaacgcaactgacacgttcaaggcccagaaagctgGTAAGAACattgttgaaatagtccatgtgtcatcagtggttcagccgcagtgttatgaagctacaagaatgcttATGTGCACAAAGAtgataaaaataatgactttattcaacaatttcttctcttccttgtcaGTCGGCATGCTCTCACAAGAGTACCAAGCTGCATGCGTCTCGAagacattatggttgaaccacaggtgtcacatggactattttaacaatggacttactacctttctgggccttgaatgtggtagttgtgttgctgtctatgcagggtcagaaatctctctgATTTCATAAAGTCGTGTTCaaaatttgtgttcagaagatgaacaaaggtcttacgagcttgacatgagggtgagaaattattGACAGggtttccatttttgggtgaactgtccttttaaactgcatttgaaaacacatgaacATAATAGAAACGTAATAAGAATACAGGAAATTAATCAAATTAGAaacagataaataataataaaataaaatacataaaatgtaatatgaataatacaattttaaataatataaaaataaagaataaagggAAAGAAAGAAGACCATTCCGTACATGTTatagtagggatgtaacaatatcaaaatccatGTCCATGGtatttatatacaatatttattgtgatatttaaaaaaaaaaatgagtaaacaaaaatgttaaaataaataaaaatttggtacattttaaagttaaattatttt
Protein-coding regions in this window:
- the fbxw8 gene encoding F-box/WD repeat-containing protein 8, whose translation is MGTEDDELSAFREQWKQELKTNTTTSCKHKERYFGHPSKDSSSLHQSTSFWEKQSNASQQTQPTPKDQPQYVSIAEGLLDGRSSPLLDRIEQERTRKKRAPDSKALNTDAPPKKVNKGQKLLEQFLQDLNEVNDIPFFDVELPYELALKIFHFLGRTDLGRCAQVSKLWKVLAEDEVLWHRLCLEEGYYNGASISDSPCWKSTLRDCRNTENTVKSNWKNRVGSIRHLQYELGKVLCDVSSCAGLVIAGYTSGDVRLWDTLHWDKSYLHPTHSVRDETPAPYVSHVRVNKTIATAAYENGCVDVWSTETGLEPIHQYQHLQRVHALDLSPDSPAVASASGPDVRVDAPDEQGYWRSRRLLQLPKPVDGVLVVPGKRDFPLVTAWAGESVYLLDSRWKEEQEPSVLHFVYGHPVTCVDVSPSRAALGIKSCGWGMNDGGNKIQVYSLETSQCELTVGNSAGDFTCVNLRDSHPHLLVCGNKDRRVRVFDLRTGSSVVSLYAHHMGVTTVQADDWKIVSGGGEGLVSVWEMRIGAKLWEMHNRHPVRHVRFNTSTLVTANVPDEKSPRGACITDDDLTAHRRYRGLICHYDFSMDSSAQDHVLPICRSNYTEPTGHNYNIVLAMPYDILNGP